A region from the Phycisphaeraceae bacterium genome encodes:
- the iscU gene encoding Fe-S cluster assembly scaffold IscU, with the protein MAYSNKVLDHYDNPRNVGSLDKKSRNVGTGIVGAPECGDVMKLQIQVDDATGKIVDAKFKTFGCGSAIASSSLATEWMKGKTLEEASQIKNTDIVQELSLPPVKIHCSVLAEDAIKSAIADYKKKQEAAETAASGTGKRTEPATA; encoded by the coding sequence ATGGCTTACAGCAACAAAGTCCTCGACCATTACGACAACCCGCGCAACGTGGGCAGCCTCGACAAAAAATCCCGTAACGTCGGGACAGGGATCGTCGGCGCCCCTGAATGCGGCGACGTCATGAAACTCCAGATCCAGGTGGATGACGCCACAGGCAAGATCGTGGATGCAAAATTCAAGACCTTCGGCTGCGGCAGCGCGATCGCTTCAAGCTCGCTGGCAACCGAATGGATGAAGGGGAAGACGCTCGAGGAGGCCTCGCAGATCAAGAACACCGACATCGTGCAGGAATTAAGCCTCCCGCCGGTGAAGATCCACTGTTCGGTGCTGGCAGAGGACGCGATCAAGAGTGCCATCGCGGACTACAAAAAAAAGCAGGAGGCTGCGGAAACGGCGGCGTCTGGAACAGGTAAGAGAACTGAACCGGCAACCGCGTGA